The following are from one region of the Bacillota bacterium genome:
- a CDS encoding M3 family oligoendopeptidase — MMATPQTPTDPAKMPVDPFEWGTVRPLFDTLQAQDLTPDTVGTWLQQWSDLRCILEDASFAAYRAVTENTADAEAEARYLHFVRDIQPKITVAEQGLRQKLLALQGYQPPEEFRETYRRFRNWAELHRDENVPLQAELASMENEYNKIVGAMSVTLDGQEMTLQQANQRLYSPDRSVREQAWRLVQDRWLRDRSALDALYLRMLQIRRQMARNAGLPDFRSYRWRELSRFSYTPTDCLLFHEAIEQQMLPLAPKYAAWRQRSLRVEQLRPWDTEVDPLGRPALHPFDTIDELVEGAQRIFNHLDPELGRYFAIMRDGNLDLASRPNKAPGAYSGGFHITGKPYIFANCVSIQDDVNTLLHESGHAFHFIESSRDPLVWNRMGTDAVNFEFAEVASMSMELLGASYLEHSWGGFYSEADARRARAEHLLGIITFLPYMAVVDAFQHWVYSEAPEDVSAADLDREWGALWDRFMSWTDWTRLDDAKVSGWHRKGHIFETPFYYVEYGLAQIGALQIWRNSLHDHAGAVSSYRKALALGNRRSLPELFQAAGARLAFDSQTLGELMCLVDSELQKLLAPCRL, encoded by the coding sequence ATGATGGCAACACCGCAAACACCCACAGATCCAGCCAAGATGCCGGTTGATCCATTCGAATGGGGCACCGTCCGGCCGCTTTTCGACACTCTGCAGGCGCAAGACCTGACCCCCGACACTGTCGGCACATGGCTGCAGCAATGGAGTGACCTGCGCTGTATTCTAGAAGACGCGTCCTTTGCTGCCTATCGCGCGGTTACGGAAAATACCGCCGATGCTGAAGCAGAGGCCCGCTATCTGCACTTTGTGCGGGACATCCAGCCGAAGATCACCGTAGCTGAACAGGGGTTACGCCAGAAGCTCCTGGCTTTACAAGGATATCAGCCTCCGGAAGAATTCCGGGAAACCTACCGGCGCTTCCGTAATTGGGCAGAGCTGCATAGGGACGAGAATGTCCCTCTGCAGGCGGAACTGGCCAGCATGGAGAATGAGTACAACAAGATCGTAGGAGCCATGTCAGTCACCTTGGACGGGCAGGAAATGACTCTGCAGCAGGCCAACCAGCGACTGTACAGCCCGGACCGCTCTGTGCGCGAGCAGGCCTGGCGCCTGGTGCAGGACCGCTGGCTGAGAGACCGTTCCGCCCTGGACGCCCTTTATCTTCGCATGCTGCAGATTCGCCGCCAGATGGCCCGCAACGCGGGATTGCCAGATTTCCGTTCCTATCGCTGGCGTGAGCTGTCGCGTTTTTCCTATACGCCGACGGACTGCCTCCTCTTTCATGAGGCTATCGAGCAGCAAATGCTGCCGTTGGCTCCCAAATACGCTGCCTGGCGCCAACGCTCATTGAGGGTTGAGCAGCTGCGGCCCTGGGATACGGAAGTGGATCCTCTGGGCCGGCCTGCCCTCCACCCCTTTGACACAATAGACGAGCTCGTCGAGGGTGCGCAGAGGATCTTCAATCATCTAGATCCCGAGCTGGGTCGGTATTTTGCGATCATGCGCGATGGCAATCTGGATCTTGCATCGCGGCCCAACAAGGCTCCGGGTGCCTACAGCGGAGGTTTTCATATCACCGGGAAGCCCTATATCTTTGCCAATTGTGTAAGCATTCAGGATGATGTGAATACGTTGCTGCACGAAAGTGGTCATGCGTTTCATTTTATAGAATCCAGCCGGGATCCGTTGGTTTGGAACAGAATGGGCACGGATGCTGTTAATTTCGAATTCGCCGAGGTAGCCTCCATGAGCATGGAGCTGCTTGGCGCCTCTTACCTGGAACACAGCTGGGGCGGCTTCTATTCTGAGGCGGATGCCCGCCGCGCCCGTGCTGAACACCTGTTGGGCATCATCACATTCCTCCCCTACATGGCCGTGGTAGATGCCTTCCAGCACTGGGTGTACAGCGAGGCGCCCGAAGACGTTTCCGCAGCGGATTTGGATCGGGAGTGGGGCGCGCTCTGGGATCGTTTCATGTCCTGGACCGACTGGACGAGGCTCGATGACGCGAAGGTTAGCGGGTGGCATCGTAAGGGGCATATTTTTGAAACGCCCTTCTATTACGTAGAGTATGGGCTGGCCCAGATTGGGGCGCTTCAGATATGGCGTAATTCCTTGCATGACCATGCCGGTGCCGTGAGTTCTTACCGGAAGGCCCTGGCGCTGGGTAACAGGCGGTCGTTGCCGGAGCTGTTCCAGGCTGCCGGCGCCCGCCTGGCCTTCGATTCCCAGACCCTGGGGGAGCTGATGTGTCTGGTGGATAGCGAGCTGCAGAAACTGCTGGCGCCGTGCCGCCTGTAG